In Candidatus Defluviibacterium haderslevense, the following are encoded in one genomic region:
- a CDS encoding bifunctional (p)ppGpp synthetase/guanosine-3',5'-bis(diphosphate) 3'-pyrophosphohydrolase — MEVQHLYQEAIKFATSKHLEMDQKIPGTELPYVVHLSNVAMEIIIAASHTDHFNLGFAVQVALLHDTIEDTSTKFEELENKFGVDIAKAVSALTKNSDLPKDKQMQDSLTRIKELQPEVWAVKLADRITNLQPPPLHWDNQKKINYHYEARVILKELNNGNKFLAKRLEGKILEYDEYINI; from the coding sequence ATGGAAGTACAACATCTTTATCAAGAAGCCATAAAATTTGCTACATCAAAACACTTAGAGATGGACCAGAAAATTCCAGGAACAGAGCTTCCTTATGTTGTGCATTTAAGTAATGTGGCAATGGAAATAATAATTGCAGCTTCCCATACAGACCATTTTAATTTAGGTTTTGCTGTCCAAGTTGCATTACTTCACGACACAATTGAAGATACTTCAACTAAATTTGAAGAATTAGAAAATAAGTTCGGTGTTGATATTGCTAAAGCCGTTTCTGCTTTGACAAAGAATAGTGATTTGCCAAAAGACAAACAGATGCAAGACAGCTTAACAAGAATTAAAGAATTGCAACCAGAGGTATGGGCCGTAAAACTTGCAGACCGAATAACAAACCTACAACCACCTCCACTACATTGGGACAACCAGAAAAAAATCAACTATCATTATGAAGCGCGGGTTATACTAAAGGAACTTAATAATGGCAATAAATTTTTGGCAAAGCGATTAGAAGGAAAGATTCTAGAATATGATGAATACATTAATATTTAA